In Paenarthrobacter sp. GOM3, a single window of DNA contains:
- a CDS encoding DUF3375 family protein, protein MSRSAMSSADAIGARLRDLELLTKGPAWALTRSAPWVIAVLQASFTRTRPQLPLEEFHADVDAFLEQLRRQDPALGGQQNGKLFGDEWTRKQFLTRRNQSGQIVYEVTEPAARVLAFLDSLSSERSTLNGSRLGTLLGDVEKLANETNPDQSARLEALEEEIQERQQLVEDISSGEFDGLLDDEEAVEAAGNILDLAASLPADYKKMRDRIEELVGELRNQIIEESLSKGATMAQVLEADKRLRQSPEGRTFRSFTAFLEDPQQQLRFRSAIGEVLSRQFADDLSPEDRETLKNLVAELRYQHSQIQRIYGKLSESLNTYIQSDDVRQSVSLRKVLAEAEQAIRSLPYERDRPGLVRGPVLFNAGFESLAMVKLFDPDEFATPPRLADPIAFSDSDRVRSARTGKAKPAVVRAAMAGSATLAEAWENLPAEERHINTVRTLLSVALQSGAAFDRAAWEHIDFEQIDGSIRTAYLPVVTLNEDSDD, encoded by the coding sequence TTGTCCCGTTCAGCCATGTCCTCAGCGGACGCCATCGGTGCCAGGCTCCGTGATCTCGAACTGTTAACCAAGGGCCCGGCATGGGCTCTCACGCGATCCGCGCCATGGGTGATCGCGGTGCTTCAGGCATCCTTCACCCGCACCCGGCCGCAGCTTCCGCTCGAAGAGTTCCACGCCGACGTCGACGCCTTCCTTGAGCAGCTCCGCCGCCAGGACCCGGCACTCGGAGGCCAGCAAAACGGCAAACTGTTCGGTGACGAATGGACGCGCAAGCAGTTCCTGACGCGCCGTAACCAATCCGGCCAGATCGTGTACGAAGTCACAGAGCCTGCGGCCCGTGTTCTGGCATTCCTTGACAGCTTGTCGAGCGAGCGGTCCACGCTGAATGGTTCGCGGCTGGGCACCCTGTTGGGGGACGTGGAGAAGCTCGCCAACGAGACCAACCCGGATCAGAGCGCCCGACTGGAAGCCCTCGAGGAGGAGATCCAGGAACGCCAGCAACTGGTGGAGGACATCAGTTCAGGCGAGTTCGATGGCTTGCTTGATGACGAGGAAGCCGTGGAAGCTGCCGGCAACATCCTGGACCTCGCCGCGAGCCTGCCCGCCGACTACAAGAAGATGCGTGACCGCATCGAGGAACTGGTGGGCGAACTCCGCAACCAGATCATCGAGGAGTCGTTGAGCAAGGGTGCCACCATGGCCCAGGTCCTGGAGGCCGACAAGCGGCTGCGGCAAAGCCCCGAGGGGCGCACTTTCCGCTCTTTCACGGCCTTCCTGGAAGACCCGCAGCAGCAGTTGCGCTTCCGCTCGGCGATCGGCGAAGTGCTGAGCCGGCAGTTTGCGGACGACCTTTCCCCTGAGGATCGCGAAACCCTTAAGAACCTCGTGGCGGAGCTGAGGTATCAGCACAGCCAAATCCAGCGGATCTACGGCAAGCTCTCGGAGAGCCTCAACACCTACATCCAAAGCGACGACGTGCGGCAGTCGGTCAGCTTGCGCAAGGTCCTCGCCGAGGCCGAGCAAGCTATCCGCTCATTGCCCTACGAGCGCGACCGACCAGGCCTGGTTCGCGGACCTGTCCTGTTCAACGCCGGGTTCGAGTCGCTGGCCATGGTCAAGCTGTTCGACCCCGACGAATTCGCCACGCCCCCGCGCCTGGCCGATCCCATCGCCTTCAGCGACTCGGACCGGGTTCGCTCGGCCCGCACCGGCAAGGCCAAACCCGCGGTTGTCCGGGCCGCGATGGCGGGATCCGCCACCTTGGCCGAGGCATGGGAGAACCTCCCCGCCGAGGAACGGCACATCAACACTGTCCGGACCCTGCTCTCCGTGGCACTCCAGTCAGGCGCAGCCTTCGACCGCGCCGCCTGGGAACACATTGACTTCGAACAAATCGACGGCAGCATCCGCACTGCGTACCTGCCTGTCGTCACGCTGAATGAGGATTCTGATGACTGA
- a CDS encoding YchJ family protein → MGKYVAQLSFTASDWDSVTPDLTRLRNGACPCLSGDQYDDCCGRFHRGESDAPTAVQLMRSRYSAFVVLDPEYLLRTWHASTRPDSMDLDPDIQWRRLDILGSASGGPLDSKGTVEFAAHYRLDGERGLQRELSRFVREGKRWFYVDGDVR, encoded by the coding sequence ATGGGAAAATATGTTGCCCAGCTCTCATTTACAGCCTCAGATTGGGACTCCGTGACCCCTGACTTGACCCGCCTCCGCAACGGAGCGTGCCCATGTCTCTCCGGGGACCAGTACGACGATTGCTGCGGGCGTTTTCACCGCGGCGAATCCGACGCGCCGACAGCCGTCCAACTCATGCGCTCCCGGTATTCGGCTTTCGTCGTCCTGGATCCGGAATACCTCCTCCGGACCTGGCATGCCTCCACCCGCCCGGACTCCATGGACCTGGACCCGGACATCCAGTGGCGGCGCCTGGACATCCTGGGCTCAGCAAGTGGCGGGCCCCTGGACTCGAAGGGCACCGTGGAATTCGCTGCCCACTACAGGCTCGACGGCGAACGCGGCCTCCAGCGGGAGCTCAGCCGTTTCGTGCGGGAGGGCAAGCGCTGGTTTTACGTGGACGGCGACGTTCGCTGA
- a CDS encoding flavin reductase family protein has protein sequence MTQTTVEETAAIKAAFAQFPSGVAAFSAMVDFTPEALVASSFTVGVSLEPPLVMFAVQNSSTTWPKLRQAQRLGVSVLAEGQEGAALQLASKTRDRFAGLDTSVSDSGAVLIDGAVLGFECEVVSETPAGDHAIVVLEVKATTINHESKPLIYHGAAFRQLAA, from the coding sequence ATGACACAAACCACAGTGGAAGAAACGGCGGCCATCAAGGCTGCCTTTGCTCAGTTCCCGTCAGGAGTCGCAGCATTCAGCGCGATGGTGGACTTCACGCCGGAAGCCCTGGTGGCATCGTCGTTCACGGTAGGTGTTTCGCTCGAGCCGCCGTTGGTGATGTTCGCAGTTCAGAACTCCTCCACAACCTGGCCGAAGCTCCGGCAGGCGCAGCGTTTGGGAGTCTCAGTCCTCGCTGAAGGGCAGGAAGGCGCCGCACTCCAACTGGCCTCGAAAACCCGCGATCGCTTCGCCGGACTCGACACGAGCGTGAGTGACTCAGGCGCAGTCCTGATCGACGGTGCGGTGCTGGGTTTCGAATGCGAAGTGGTGTCCGAGACGCCGGCCGGGGACCACGCAATCGTTGTCCTGGAGGTCAAGGCAACCACCATCAACCACGAATCAAAGCCGCTGATCTACCACGGCGCGGCTTTCCGGCAGCTGGCCGCCTAA
- a CDS encoding aldo/keto reductase, with amino-acid sequence MSLNELRTLGRTGALISPLTLGTLNFGTGAAPTGPAESIRIIKAALDAGITSVDTADIYSQGEAETVVGQAIHSRRDDVFLATKFHGQMGSNPAHAGNSRRWIVRAVEDSLRRLNTDRIDLYQAHRPDYNTDLLETITALNDLIRQGKILYYGTSVFSPAQLVEAQWIANTNHLTPPVVDQVPYSLLVRANERDVFPITQQYGVGVLSYGPLDGGWLAGGYRVGSGQPESSRFSALPGRFDVNAPFNQGKLHAADALAQLAARHGLTLIQLAVAFALNHPAVTSVIIGPRTEDHLTDYLKAADVVLSEAILDEIDDIVAPAVNFLERDAGTVAPHLEYPELRRR; translated from the coding sequence ATGAGCCTCAACGAGCTACGTACGCTTGGACGCACTGGCGCCCTGATCAGCCCCCTCACCCTGGGCACCCTGAACTTCGGCACCGGCGCCGCGCCTACGGGTCCCGCCGAGAGCATCCGCATCATCAAAGCCGCCCTCGACGCCGGCATCACCAGTGTTGATACCGCTGACATCTACTCGCAGGGCGAAGCCGAAACCGTTGTTGGCCAAGCCATCCACAGCCGCCGCGACGACGTTTTCCTTGCCACGAAGTTCCATGGCCAGATGGGCTCCAACCCTGCGCATGCCGGAAACTCCCGACGATGGATAGTACGGGCTGTGGAGGACAGCTTGCGGCGGCTGAACACAGACCGCATTGACCTTTACCAAGCACATCGGCCGGACTACAACACCGACCTCCTGGAGACAATCACTGCGCTGAACGACCTCATCCGTCAGGGCAAGATCCTGTACTACGGCACATCCGTGTTCAGCCCGGCCCAGCTCGTTGAGGCCCAGTGGATCGCCAACACAAACCACCTGACGCCGCCTGTGGTCGACCAGGTTCCGTATTCGCTGTTGGTGCGTGCCAACGAACGCGACGTTTTCCCCATCACCCAGCAATACGGCGTCGGGGTTTTGAGTTACGGACCGCTCGACGGCGGCTGGCTGGCCGGTGGTTACCGCGTCGGCTCCGGACAGCCGGAAAGTTCGCGCTTCTCCGCACTTCCCGGCCGGTTCGACGTAAACGCTCCGTTCAACCAGGGCAAGCTGCACGCCGCCGATGCTTTGGCCCAGTTGGCAGCACGGCATGGATTGACCCTCATCCAACTCGCCGTTGCGTTCGCACTGAACCACCCTGCCGTGACCAGCGTGATCATCGGGCCGCGCACCGAAGACCATCTGACCGACTACCTCAAGGCAGCGGATGTGGTCCTGAGCGAGGCGATCCTCGACGAAATAGACGACATCGTGGCGCCCGCCGTCAATTTCCTGGAACGCGACGCCGGCACCGTCGCGCCGCATCTTGAGTACCCGGAACTACGACGCCGGTAG
- a CDS encoding sulfite oxidase, with protein MSEHHVKQEASTSGQPTDGPLTHEELQLSGRNHSMPLEALHDDITPAGLHYLLIHFDIPHVSAETWRLRLGGAVERSVELSLEDIKARPAVTMPVTLECAGNGRSLLQPRPLSQPWGLGAVGTAEWTGTPLPPLLEEAGLASDAVELVFTGADSGIQSGVEEPYARSLSIAEAMHPEVMLVYAMNGGPLPLQHGFPLRLLVPGWYGMASVKWLTSIEAVTSRFMGFQQAVAYHYLQGPDGPGLPVTHIRVRSLMVPPGIPDFFTRRRMVDAGPVMLHGRAWSGHGEVERVEVGIDGEWMPAHVDPALGDFAWRSWSMVWVASPGEHVLRCRAMDTSGALQPTEQVWNYQGIGNNMAQRVEVTVR; from the coding sequence ATGTCCGAGCACCACGTCAAGCAAGAAGCCTCTACTTCCGGCCAGCCCACCGACGGTCCGCTGACCCACGAGGAACTGCAACTGTCCGGGCGGAACCACTCCATGCCGTTGGAGGCCCTGCACGACGACATCACCCCGGCTGGCCTTCACTATCTGCTTATCCACTTCGATATCCCCCACGTGTCCGCTGAGACCTGGCGTTTGCGGTTGGGTGGAGCTGTTGAGCGCAGTGTTGAACTGAGCCTCGAAGACATCAAAGCCCGTCCGGCCGTCACCATGCCTGTCACTTTGGAGTGCGCTGGAAATGGGCGGTCGCTCCTGCAACCTCGTCCGCTTAGCCAGCCCTGGGGCCTAGGGGCAGTAGGGACCGCGGAGTGGACCGGAACTCCCTTGCCACCGCTGCTGGAGGAGGCTGGGTTGGCGAGTGACGCCGTCGAGCTTGTCTTTACCGGGGCCGACAGCGGCATTCAAAGCGGGGTCGAAGAGCCGTATGCCCGCAGCCTGTCGATCGCTGAGGCCATGCATCCCGAAGTCATGCTGGTGTATGCCATGAACGGAGGTCCGTTGCCGCTACAGCACGGATTCCCCCTGAGGTTACTGGTGCCCGGCTGGTACGGAATGGCGAGCGTGAAGTGGTTGACGTCGATCGAAGCTGTGACATCGCGGTTCATGGGATTCCAGCAGGCCGTCGCCTACCACTACCTGCAGGGTCCCGACGGGCCGGGCCTGCCCGTGACGCATATCCGCGTCCGTTCCCTGATGGTTCCACCCGGCATTCCTGATTTCTTCACACGTCGCCGCATGGTTGATGCCGGACCAGTGATGCTGCACGGCCGGGCATGGTCAGGTCACGGCGAAGTGGAGCGGGTCGAAGTGGGGATCGACGGCGAATGGATGCCCGCACACGTGGATCCGGCGCTGGGTGACTTTGCGTGGCGGTCGTGGTCCATGGTGTGGGTCGCGAGCCCGGGTGAACACGTGCTGCGCTGCCGGGCCATGGACACGTCAGGCGCGCTGCAGCCCACGGAGCAGGTGTGGAATTACCAAGGCATCGGAAACAACATGGCGCAGCGCGTTGAGGTGACCGTGCGGTAG
- a CDS encoding aldo/keto reductase yields MSQHVTGTALPAITLGTGLRPPQDVYRLVSWALDMGYRSFDTAALYGTESAIGRAIRDSGIDRRELFITVKVRGNEYGSRERVHQAIERSLDALDTNFADMVVPHWPLPMLRALPSTFAQMLGARAEGLVRGVGLSNASSAMVRAVRTETGEWPALNQLHLSPIVGQADFTRFAGTVPVKIQAYRVLESGSGLMQSRVISELAKQYGCSPAQLLIGWQLYRGHSVVLGASTQEQLRTNLDSRPLQLAPADGHRLSRLDRFSLAKPDPVTHFEL; encoded by the coding sequence TTGAGCCAGCACGTGACAGGTACGGCTCTTCCCGCGATAACCCTGGGCACCGGATTACGCCCACCCCAGGATGTCTACCGCTTGGTTAGCTGGGCGCTCGACATGGGCTACCGCTCGTTCGACACGGCCGCGCTGTACGGGACTGAATCCGCCATCGGACGCGCCATCCGAGACTCGGGGATCGATCGGCGCGAGCTTTTCATCACCGTGAAAGTGCGCGGGAATGAATACGGTAGCCGGGAGCGCGTTCATCAGGCGATCGAAAGGAGCCTTGACGCGCTCGACACCAACTTTGCTGACATGGTTGTTCCACACTGGCCCCTGCCCATGCTCAGAGCGTTGCCCTCCACTTTCGCGCAAATGCTGGGCGCACGTGCCGAAGGGCTGGTTCGCGGCGTTGGGCTAAGCAATGCTTCCTCAGCGATGGTCCGCGCTGTACGAACGGAGACAGGAGAGTGGCCGGCTCTTAATCAGCTGCACCTCTCGCCCATCGTCGGGCAGGCAGACTTCACCCGCTTTGCTGGAACGGTCCCCGTCAAGATTCAGGCATACCGCGTCCTGGAATCAGGTTCAGGGCTCATGCAGAGCCGCGTTATTTCGGAGCTCGCCAAGCAGTACGGCTGCTCGCCCGCGCAACTGCTCATCGGGTGGCAACTGTACCGGGGGCATAGTGTGGTTCTTGGAGCGAGCACCCAGGAGCAGCTACGCACCAACCTCGACTCCCGTCCGCTGCAATTAGCACCCGCAGACGGTCATCGGCTAAGCCGGTTGGACCGGTTCTCACTGGCTAAACCGGATCCGGTGACTCACTTCGAACTGTAA
- a CDS encoding SDR family NAD(P)-dependent oxidoreductase yields the protein MNNHVLIIGASRGLGLDLAKLFIDQGSSVIGMHSGASEPTSVQGMTWIACDLAESGARRRAVESLNMVPSRIIFAAAFDPRSDRTSSGEGDGVTQSLLVNGAGGYDILRLLIEKSESPLSIAVVGSEAIYTPDAGSAGYAAGKAALKVLTGALTDLCRTRGGAVFETIFGALNSEQRREEFAAASVKYKVGVEELVSRTLARANPESRIRRFIEPAECARVISCGFDLGDIANGASFRLDGGSGGAFR from the coding sequence ATGAATAACCACGTACTTATCATTGGTGCTTCCCGCGGACTGGGCCTGGACCTGGCAAAGTTGTTCATTGATCAAGGCAGCTCAGTGATCGGAATGCATTCCGGCGCGTCCGAGCCCACGTCCGTGCAGGGCATGACGTGGATTGCTTGTGACCTCGCGGAGAGTGGAGCGCGTCGGCGGGCCGTTGAGTCCCTTAATATGGTTCCCTCCAGGATCATCTTTGCGGCAGCTTTCGACCCCAGATCGGATCGCACTTCATCAGGCGAAGGGGATGGCGTCACTCAGTCGCTCTTGGTCAACGGCGCGGGGGGCTACGACATTCTCAGGCTTTTGATTGAAAAGTCGGAGAGTCCTCTATCCATCGCTGTTGTTGGATCGGAAGCCATCTATACACCGGATGCCGGTTCTGCAGGCTATGCAGCGGGCAAAGCCGCCCTCAAAGTTCTCACGGGTGCCCTCACTGACCTGTGCCGGACCCGCGGAGGAGCCGTCTTTGAAACGATCTTCGGTGCGCTGAACAGTGAACAGCGTCGGGAGGAGTTTGCGGCAGCGTCGGTCAAGTACAAGGTGGGAGTTGAGGAGCTTGTCTCGCGGACGTTGGCACGGGCCAACCCGGAGTCCAGAATCAGAAGGTTTATTGAACCAGCGGAGTGCGCCCGCGTTATTTCCTGCGGCTTTGACTTGGGCGACATTGCCAATGGTGCCTCATTCCGCCTGGACGGAGGTTCCGGCGGTGCCTTCCGCTGA
- a CDS encoding O-methyltransferase, whose product MTNVAAMTEPGYKVGLRDWLQERNSRRSAAGETLVDHNNTAYLMAFLEANDDLFDHAFRASLHEQPSGPADLKVAVEEAARELREEERHCTFGGGVPPAEDDRLPAFVTVERSLAHAPTRSHRTAIRAAWDAALDVESRAVHDLASAVRTLRAEASDPSSRGIAADNFVGTFSAAVRNAISRIFGTDDPSASLPLVSCAELAMQEAPAKMMALASQTREPMLDVDRVVEEIRRRLEAVTASTARASFAGDRWEVLFGGSADGKVPSSGVVIWPLPGRNSDSREATGRATPATGPGVPTAHVGLRCSSRPDGRLVMHLRDLKATLHELGHAVHHALTASRAPLRHGLESAGETEIDLLSLWLEWTVFDAGWGGCVIPAAGEPSGKGLVEWQGILQVEALKELPLRALVMELDRKWLMQPEIDYQDVWRQVTDSDPAHHASTFLEALHRLTWPIPATRPGAEYGLFWAMSEVAGTWVQRQRMASHDQTPPAAWYGRILGEEPHQAPDPTTLIAFLEQAVGAETQDPLTADEGDPMSSTREYPSDYIAAMLPARDPELTNMLRQAIVDEQLPPIQVDDNAAKLLECLTLLARPQLVIEIGALFGYSTIHLARGLKKGGQLISFEIDPKSAEIARENVSRFGLDDRVRISTEDAVSALSRMAPESADLIFIDGAKTEYVEYVKAAFPLLRAGGALLIDDAFAGGTYAVHEGGEDDRLGESIRQVVRALARSQRVTASFLGTEHGMLLAVKQGNDDE is encoded by the coding sequence ATGACGAACGTGGCGGCAATGACGGAGCCCGGTTACAAGGTTGGCCTTCGCGACTGGTTGCAAGAGCGGAACTCACGAAGGTCCGCCGCCGGGGAAACCCTGGTGGATCACAACAACACCGCTTATCTGATGGCTTTCCTCGAAGCCAATGACGACCTCTTCGACCATGCTTTCCGCGCCTCACTCCACGAACAACCGAGCGGGCCAGCTGATCTTAAGGTTGCAGTTGAGGAGGCGGCCCGTGAGCTCCGTGAAGAAGAACGGCACTGCACCTTTGGGGGTGGCGTTCCTCCTGCGGAAGATGACAGGCTGCCTGCGTTTGTCACGGTGGAACGCTCCCTGGCGCATGCACCGACGCGCTCACACCGCACAGCGATCCGCGCTGCTTGGGACGCTGCACTGGACGTGGAATCACGGGCTGTCCACGATCTGGCGTCAGCAGTCCGCACCCTGAGGGCCGAAGCATCGGATCCTTCATCCCGAGGCATTGCGGCAGACAACTTCGTTGGGACTTTTTCCGCAGCAGTCAGAAACGCCATATCCAGGATCTTTGGCACAGATGATCCTTCTGCGTCCTTGCCGTTGGTTTCCTGTGCTGAGCTGGCCATGCAGGAAGCCCCGGCCAAAATGATGGCGCTCGCGTCCCAGACGCGGGAACCGATGCTCGACGTTGACAGGGTCGTGGAAGAAATACGACGACGGCTGGAAGCCGTCACCGCTTCGACGGCGCGTGCCTCCTTTGCCGGCGACAGATGGGAAGTGCTCTTCGGAGGTTCCGCCGACGGGAAGGTGCCGTCGTCCGGCGTCGTCATCTGGCCACTGCCTGGCCGGAATTCCGACTCCCGTGAGGCGACCGGGCGAGCCACCCCGGCGACCGGTCCTGGAGTGCCCACAGCGCATGTGGGCCTGCGGTGTTCTTCGCGCCCTGATGGACGCCTTGTCATGCACCTCCGGGATTTGAAGGCCACTCTCCACGAGCTGGGCCATGCCGTCCATCATGCGCTCACAGCATCCCGTGCGCCCCTCAGGCACGGACTCGAATCGGCCGGAGAAACCGAAATAGACCTGCTGAGCCTTTGGCTTGAATGGACAGTCTTCGACGCCGGATGGGGCGGGTGCGTTATCCCTGCGGCTGGGGAACCGTCCGGCAAGGGCCTGGTTGAATGGCAGGGCATTCTCCAGGTGGAGGCGCTTAAGGAACTGCCTCTGCGTGCATTGGTCATGGAACTGGACCGGAAGTGGCTAATGCAACCCGAGATTGACTACCAGGATGTGTGGCGACAGGTCACTGACTCCGATCCGGCTCATCATGCGTCTACTTTCCTGGAGGCCCTGCACCGGCTGACCTGGCCGATTCCAGCAACCCGTCCCGGAGCAGAGTATGGACTGTTCTGGGCAATGTCGGAGGTTGCGGGAACGTGGGTGCAACGTCAACGGATGGCTTCGCACGATCAGACGCCGCCCGCAGCCTGGTACGGAAGAATCCTCGGAGAGGAACCCCACCAGGCGCCGGATCCCACTACGCTGATTGCCTTCCTGGAGCAGGCTGTGGGAGCGGAAACCCAAGACCCCTTAACGGCTGACGAAGGAGACCCGATGAGCTCTACGCGTGAGTATCCCTCCGACTATATTGCTGCGATGCTTCCAGCACGTGACCCGGAACTGACCAACATGTTGAGGCAGGCGATAGTTGACGAGCAGCTTCCACCCATCCAAGTGGACGACAACGCTGCCAAACTTCTTGAATGCCTCACCTTGCTTGCGCGGCCGCAGCTGGTCATCGAAATCGGAGCTCTTTTTGGATACTCAACGATCCATTTGGCGCGCGGGCTCAAGAAGGGTGGCCAGCTGATTTCCTTTGAGATCGATCCGAAGTCGGCAGAGATCGCCCGGGAAAATGTGTCGCGCTTCGGGCTGGATGACAGGGTCCGCATATCAACGGAGGATGCCGTCTCGGCCCTTTCCCGCATGGCACCGGAAAGTGCTGATCTGATCTTCATCGATGGTGCCAAGACCGAATACGTCGAATATGTGAAGGCTGCCTTCCCGCTTTTGCGGGCAGGAGGGGCGCTTCTCATCGATGATGCGTTTGCCGGTGGAACGTACGCCGTCCATGAAGGTGGCGAAGATGACCGCTTGGGAGAATCAATCCGGCAAGTGGTGCGCGCCCTTGCCAGGTCGCAGCGGGTTACCGCCTCGTTCCTCGGCACCGAGCATGGGATGCTGCTCGCTGTGAAGCAAGGAAATGATGATGAATAA
- a CDS encoding outer membrane protein assembly factor BamB family protein: MTLKAVSAMGLHSRHAMGKTSMESTAQTTWPGSRRREPQVVAVRTINEKSLLSDDHVPVAFNASPLPVADIGVIIGGEDGRVRFLDTTMQREYWVRRLDAGIYSSPVAVPGTADFLVASTGGMVVRFDLRGRAVWTAALSGPVLGTIAFSPDGGKAYVPVFGHCLVTLDVTSGHVEWTFDTGSATYQHTYAHGRAPYASPVVFESGEVVVVDHDDVACLQADGVLQWRARANGIVRSSPTICADMVVCATTEGVLHRWTRSGGQLADLRMGGRIDGSLASLRQLVIVPVRGQGILAVDAVAGIQEWQWTGGGLFEYTSLVMGEEQTVLFTSDRGTVCCLDASIGAFLWESSQIIGRPDHPTAVHTSPMPCGDGSLHVASYDGDCYRFDHPILEDPEGGQRP; encoded by the coding sequence ATGACGCTGAAAGCTGTATCAGCAATGGGTCTCCACTCGCGACACGCCATGGGCAAGACGTCAATGGAAAGCACGGCCCAAACCACCTGGCCGGGATCGCGCCGTCGGGAACCGCAGGTGGTTGCGGTCCGCACCATCAACGAGAAAAGCCTGCTTTCGGATGACCACGTTCCGGTCGCCTTTAATGCAAGCCCCCTCCCTGTGGCGGACATAGGTGTGATCATCGGGGGAGAGGACGGCCGTGTCCGGTTCCTGGACACGACCATGCAGCGCGAGTATTGGGTTCGACGTCTGGACGCGGGAATCTACTCTTCCCCTGTTGCCGTTCCGGGAACTGCCGATTTCCTGGTTGCGAGCACGGGCGGGATGGTTGTCCGCTTCGACCTCAGGGGCCGTGCCGTGTGGACGGCTGCCCTGTCCGGCCCGGTCCTGGGCACAATCGCCTTTTCGCCCGACGGCGGGAAGGCCTACGTCCCGGTTTTCGGGCACTGCCTGGTGACCCTCGATGTGACGTCCGGCCATGTGGAGTGGACCTTCGACACCGGGTCTGCGACATATCAGCACACCTACGCCCATGGCCGCGCACCGTACGCCTCACCCGTGGTTTTCGAATCCGGAGAGGTGGTGGTGGTGGACCATGATGATGTGGCGTGCCTGCAAGCGGACGGGGTACTCCAATGGCGTGCCAGGGCGAACGGGATCGTCAGGTCTTCCCCCACAATTTGCGCGGACATGGTGGTCTGCGCAACGACTGAAGGAGTCCTCCACCGATGGACGCGAAGCGGAGGGCAGCTGGCTGATCTGAGGATGGGCGGACGGATCGACGGCAGTCTCGCATCCTTGCGGCAACTGGTCATCGTTCCTGTCCGGGGCCAGGGAATCCTGGCGGTGGATGCAGTAGCAGGGATCCAGGAATGGCAATGGACAGGTGGTGGGCTCTTCGAGTACACATCCCTGGTCATGGGGGAGGAACAGACGGTGCTTTTCACCAGCGACCGGGGAACTGTTTGCTGTCTCGATGCAAGCATCGGTGCGTTCTTATGGGAGTCCTCGCAGATTATTGGCCGGCCCGATCACCCTACTGCGGTGCACACGTCACCGATGCCTTGTGGCGATGGCAGCCTGCATGTGGCGTCCTATGACGGTGATTGCTACCGCTTTGACCATCCCATATTGGAAGACCCGGAAGGTGGGCAACGACCATGA